The following are from one region of the Sorghum bicolor cultivar BTx623 chromosome 2, Sorghum_bicolor_NCBIv3, whole genome shotgun sequence genome:
- the LOC110432675 gene encoding uncharacterized protein LOC110432675 — protein MGFEQSPHEAAIYRRGSGGNALLVGVYIDDLVITSIKDAEVATFKEEMKATFQMSDMGPLSFYLGIEVHQDDSGITLRQTAYAKRVVELVGLTDCNPALTPMEERLKLSRDSTMEVDATQYRHLVGSLRYLAHT, from the coding sequence ATGGGCTTCGAGCAAAGCCCGCATGAGGCGGCCATCTACCGGCGGGGCAGTGGAGGAAATGCCTTGTTGGTGGGTGTCTACATCGACGACTTGGTGATCACCAGCATCAAGGATGCGGAGGTGGCGACATTCAAGGAAGAGATGAAGGCCACCTTCCAGATGAGTGACATGGGGCCTCTCTCTTTCTACCTGGGGATCGAGGTGCACCAGGATGACTCCGGGATCACGCTTCGACAAACGGCCTACGCCAAGCGCGTCGTTGAGCTAGTTGGGCTCACCGACTGCAACCCAGCTCTCACTCCAATGGAGGAGAGGCTGAAGCTGAGCCGTGACAGCACGATGGAGGTGGACGCTACACAGTATCGACATCTTGTGGGGAGCCTTCGCTACCTCGCCCACACATGA